One genomic segment of Dysosmobacter sp. Marseille-Q4140 includes these proteins:
- the glgA gene encoding glycogen synthase GlgA, with amino-acid sequence MKILYATSEAVPFCKTGGLADVAGSLPPALAASGAEVAVVLPLYQKVRERYGHELNFLCYDYVDLAWRHSYCGLFSLERDGVTWYFLDNEQYFNRPDLYGYMDDGERFGFFARAVVQMLDHMKFWPEVIHCNDWQTALVPVYLKDDGVRMDRYRSIRTVLTIHNIEYQGRYGKQTLGDLFGLDHGWADDGTILMDGDVNLLKGAILCADAVNAVSPTYANELKMPFFAHRLDGIMRQCGYKVSGVLNGIDMQRYNPATDPHIAANYSVSEMSGKERCKAELQKMMGLREEPYTPIVGMVSRLVSHKGLDLLCEVIHDLMEMPMQLVILGKGDRKYEEFFNWAAQQYPGRMAVRLDYNEDLSMAIYAGADLFLMPSKSEPCGLSQMIAMRYGTVPIVRETGGLKDTVQPYEAWRDAGNGFTFANYASGDMLYVVREAVYLYKDYPDAFGRLRQRAMECDFSWARSAGDYLRIYASVTGQTWPPQTPEAPPFESAPAETPVTEAPAEAAPVEEPAAEPAPAEAPAAEAAPAAESVPAEAAPAEEPPAEAKKPAAKTAVRKSAAKKSAAKKAEAPKKPAARRTSKKTENPKEETTKEEASVSAEVPKEESAPEKALAVKPESALAVKKESSKALTVKEEGPKALTVQEEKAAPEAESAPKETPAEKPAKKAAGKKPAAKKTAAKKETSQKKGPAGK; translated from the coding sequence ATGAAGATTTTATATGCGACCAGCGAGGCGGTGCCTTTTTGCAAAACCGGCGGTCTGGCGGATGTGGCGGGCTCTCTGCCTCCGGCTCTGGCTGCCAGCGGCGCTGAGGTGGCGGTGGTGCTGCCCCTGTACCAGAAGGTGCGGGAGCGCTACGGCCATGAGCTGAACTTCCTCTGCTACGACTATGTGGACCTGGCCTGGCGTCACAGCTACTGCGGATTGTTCTCCCTGGAGCGGGACGGCGTGACGTGGTACTTCCTGGACAACGAGCAGTATTTCAACCGGCCGGATCTGTACGGCTACATGGACGACGGCGAGCGCTTCGGCTTCTTTGCGCGGGCCGTGGTGCAGATGCTGGACCACATGAAGTTCTGGCCGGAGGTCATCCACTGCAACGACTGGCAGACCGCCCTGGTGCCCGTCTATCTGAAGGACGACGGTGTGCGGATGGACCGCTACCGCTCCATCCGGACGGTGCTGACCATCCATAACATCGAGTATCAGGGCCGCTACGGCAAGCAGACTCTGGGCGATCTGTTCGGCCTGGACCACGGCTGGGCTGATGACGGCACCATCCTCATGGACGGCGACGTGAACCTGCTCAAGGGCGCCATCCTCTGCGCCGACGCGGTCAACGCCGTGTCTCCCACCTATGCCAATGAGCTGAAGATGCCCTTCTTCGCCCACCGGCTGGACGGCATCATGCGCCAGTGCGGCTACAAGGTCTCCGGCGTGCTCAACGGCATCGACATGCAGCGCTACAACCCCGCTACCGATCCCCACATCGCCGCCAACTACTCCGTGAGCGAGATGAGCGGCAAGGAGCGGTGCAAGGCGGAGCTGCAGAAGATGATGGGCCTGCGGGAAGAGCCCTACACCCCCATCGTGGGCATGGTCAGCCGTCTGGTCAGCCACAAGGGCCTGGACCTGCTGTGCGAGGTGATCCACGACCTGATGGAGATGCCCATGCAGCTGGTGATCCTGGGCAAGGGCGACCGGAAGTACGAGGAGTTCTTCAACTGGGCTGCCCAGCAGTATCCTGGCCGCATGGCGGTGCGCCTGGACTACAACGAGGATCTGTCCATGGCCATCTACGCCGGCGCCGATCTGTTCCTGATGCCTTCCAAGAGCGAACCCTGCGGCCTGAGCCAGATGATCGCCATGCGCTACGGCACCGTGCCCATCGTCCGGGAGACCGGCGGCCTGAAGGATACCGTCCAGCCCTACGAGGCCTGGCGGGACGCCGGCAACGGATTTACCTTTGCAAATTACGCAAGTGGTGATATGCTGTATGTGGTCCGTGAGGCCGTGTATCTGTACAAGGACTATCCCGACGCCTTCGGCCGCCTGCGCCAGCGGGCTATGGAGTGCGACTTCAGCTGGGCACGGAGCGCCGGGGACTACCTGCGGATCTACGCCTCTGTCACGGGCCAGACCTGGCCGCCTCAGACCCCCGAAGCGCCCCCTTTTGAGTCTGCTCCGGCGGAGACGCCGGTGACGGAGGCTCCCGCCGAGGCCGCGCCTGTGGAGGAGCCTGCCGCCGAACCTGCTCCCGCGGAGGCACCTGCCGCCGAGGCCGCTCCCGCCGCGGAGAGCGTCCCCGCCGAAGCCGCGCCTGCGGAGGAACCGCCCGCCGAGGCCAAAAAGCCGGCCGCAAAGACTGCGGTCAGGAAGTCCGCAGCGAAGAAATCCGCCGCCAAAAAGGCGGAGGCCCCCAAGAAGCCCGCTGCCAGAAGGACTTCCAAAAAGACGGAGAATCCCAAGGAGGAAACCACTAAGGAGGAGGCGTCCGTCTCCGCAGAAGTTCCCAAAGAGGAGAGTGCTCCGGAGAAGGCGCTGGCTGTGAAGCCGGAGTCTGCCCTGGCCGTCAAGAAAGAGAGCTCCAAGGCCCTGACGGTGAAAGAGGAGGGGCCCAAGGCGCTGACCGTCCAGGAGGAAAAGGCAGCCCCTGAAGCGGAATCTGCTCCGAAGGAGACTCCTGCGGAGAAGCCCGCCAAGAAGGCTGCCGGGAAGAAACCCGCCGCAAAAAAGACCGCGGCCAAAAAAGAGACCAGCCAGAAGAAAGGACCCGCCGGCAAGTAA
- the glgD gene encoding glucose-1-phosphate adenylyltransferase subunit GlgD: MNGMHGIIFSYEKRNDLRELEEIRSASSVPFGGRYRAVDFSLSNLVNAGVTDVGIVLHGHYQSLLDHLGTGKDWDLSRKRGGLKLLPPFAFKEKYGEGVFRGKMEALAGVRSYLQEIRRDYVALMDGDLVVNLPLTEIFEQHLKSGADITVVCGNDSFQTENGTYFERNKEGRITDVLYHLHTPRGYRGLEVYILSTKLLLELVDECASHDQFSWRRDVLQARKDTLYLNSYVWGGFAAQIRSVQEYYDRSMQLLDPAIRAELFCPERPIRAKGTDKCSSYIGPDGRCINSLVADGCSIEGVVENSILFPGVVVEAGAVVRNCVLFKETAVRRNAEVSYLIADKNVEVLADRTLMGHSSYPIVLAKGSVI; the protein is encoded by the coding sequence ATGAACGGTATGCACGGCATCATCTTTTCCTACGAAAAGCGCAACGACCTGCGGGAGCTGGAGGAGATCCGCTCCGCGTCCTCCGTGCCCTTCGGCGGCCGCTACCGGGCGGTGGACTTCTCTTTGTCCAATCTGGTCAACGCCGGCGTCACCGATGTGGGCATCGTGCTCCATGGCCATTACCAGAGCCTGCTGGACCATCTGGGCACCGGCAAGGACTGGGACCTGAGCCGCAAGCGCGGCGGGTTGAAGCTGCTGCCGCCCTTCGCCTTCAAGGAGAAGTACGGCGAGGGGGTCTTCCGGGGCAAGATGGAGGCTCTGGCCGGAGTCCGCTCCTATTTGCAGGAGATCCGCCGGGACTATGTGGCGCTGATGGACGGTGACCTGGTGGTGAACCTGCCGCTGACGGAGATCTTTGAACAGCATCTCAAGAGCGGCGCCGATATCACCGTGGTCTGCGGCAACGACAGCTTCCAGACTGAGAACGGCACCTATTTCGAGCGGAACAAGGAGGGGCGGATCACCGACGTCCTCTACCACCTCCACACCCCCAGGGGCTACCGGGGCCTGGAGGTCTACATCCTCTCCACCAAGCTGCTGCTGGAGCTGGTGGACGAGTGCGCCAGCCACGACCAGTTCAGCTGGCGGCGGGATGTGCTGCAGGCCAGAAAGGATACCCTCTATCTCAACAGCTACGTCTGGGGCGGCTTTGCCGCGCAGATCCGCTCCGTGCAGGAGTACTATGACCGCAGCATGCAGCTGCTGGACCCCGCCATCCGGGCGGAGCTGTTCTGCCCCGAGCGGCCCATCCGGGCCAAGGGCACCGACAAGTGCTCGTCCTACATCGGGCCGGACGGCCGCTGCATCAACTCTCTGGTGGCCGACGGCTGCAGCATCGAGGGTGTGGTGGAGAACTCCATCCTCTTCCCCGGTGTGGTGGTGGAGGCCGGCGCCGTGGTGCGCAACTGCGTGCTGTTCAAGGAGACGGCGGTACGCCGCAATGCGGAGGTATCCTATCTGATTGCCGATAAGAACGTGGAGGTCCTGGCGGACCGGACGCTGATGGGCCACAGTTCGTATCCCATCGTGCTGGCCAAGGGCAGCGTCATCTGA
- a CDS encoding glucose-1-phosphate adenylyltransferase, with amino-acid sequence MKKECIAMLLAGGQGSRLYVLTGDMAKPAVPFGGKYRIIDFPLSNCTNSGIDTVGVLTQYRPLELNSYIGSGIPWDLDGTTGGVHILPPYQGSKGGTWYKGTANAIYQNIGFIDLYDPDYVVILSGDHIYKMNYAKMVERHKAAGAACTISVMEVPWSEAPRFGIMSVDENDLITEFAEKPKEPKSNLASMGIYVFSWKALRKYLTEDEANPNSENDFGKNVIPAMLGNGEVMAAYRFAGYWKDVGTLESLWDANMDMLSPESGLDLLDESWPIYARSVNAPPAFLGRASHVAHSAFNRGSDIEGTVENSVLSPNVVVGEGARVSYSVLLPGVVIEPGAVVKYAILGERCHIGEGCQVGGAPEDVLPDSWGLTVLAPGCQVENGRKVRPGIMLDRNGEEVSK; translated from the coding sequence ATGAAAAAAGAGTGTATCGCCATGTTGCTGGCGGGCGGCCAGGGAAGCCGCCTCTACGTTCTCACCGGCGATATGGCAAAGCCCGCCGTGCCCTTCGGCGGCAAGTACCGCATCATTGACTTTCCTCTTTCCAACTGCACCAACTCCGGCATCGACACCGTGGGCGTGCTGACCCAGTACCGTCCTCTGGAGCTCAACAGCTACATCGGCAGCGGCATTCCCTGGGACCTGGACGGTACCACCGGCGGTGTCCACATCCTGCCGCCTTATCAGGGCAGCAAGGGCGGCACCTGGTACAAGGGTACTGCCAACGCCATCTACCAGAACATCGGCTTCATCGACCTGTATGATCCGGACTACGTGGTGATTCTCTCCGGCGACCACATCTACAAGATGAACTACGCCAAGATGGTGGAGCGCCACAAGGCCGCCGGCGCCGCCTGTACCATCTCCGTTATGGAGGTGCCCTGGTCCGAGGCGCCCCGCTTCGGCATCATGAGCGTGGATGAGAACGACCTCATCACCGAGTTCGCGGAAAAACCCAAGGAGCCCAAGAGCAACCTGGCGTCCATGGGCATCTATGTGTTCTCCTGGAAGGCTCTGCGCAAGTACCTGACGGAGGACGAGGCCAACCCCAACTCTGAAAACGACTTCGGAAAGAACGTGATCCCCGCCATGCTGGGCAACGGCGAGGTCATGGCCGCCTACCGCTTTGCCGGCTACTGGAAGGACGTGGGTACCCTGGAGAGCCTCTGGGACGCCAACATGGATATGCTCTCCCCGGAGTCCGGCCTGGACCTGCTGGATGAGTCCTGGCCCATCTACGCCCGCTCCGTCAACGCGCCGCCGGCCTTTCTGGGCCGCGCCTCCCATGTCGCCCACAGCGCTTTCAACCGCGGCAGCGACATTGAGGGAACGGTAGAGAACTCCGTTCTCTCGCCCAACGTGGTCGTGGGCGAGGGCGCCAGGGTCAGCTATTCCGTGCTGCTGCCCGGCGTGGTGATAGAGCCCGGCGCCGTGGTGAAATACGCCATCCTGGGCGAGCGGTGCCATATTGGCGAGGGCTGCCAGGTGGGCGGCGCGCCGGAGGATGTCCTGCCCGACTCCTGGGGGCTGACGGTCCTGGCACCCGGCTGCCAGGTGGAGAACGGGCGGAAGGTCCGGCCCGGCATCATGCTGGACCGAAATGGTGAGGAGGTGTCCAAATGA
- the glgB gene encoding 1,4-alpha-glucan branching protein GlgB: MAKRDLVDRFHKGELTDGWRWFGAHPEEKRGKAGWTFRVWAPHAQAVSVVGDFNDWDVSASPLKQKGEIWEGFIPGLKPYTAYKFAVRGADGAVHQKADPYGFHTETRPATASKLYDISGFKWTDAAFRKKKAARPVYHAPLNIYEVHLGSWKKRDNGDFVDYKDLARELAAYVKDMGYNAIELLPVTEHPLDDSWGYQCTGYFAPTSRFGTPHDFMWFVNHMHKNGISVLLDWVPAHFCKDEQGLYQFDGTCCYEYSDPNKWEHASWGTRVFDYGRPEVKSFLFSSARFWLEEYHIDGLRVDAVASMLYLDYDRQGGPWTPNKYGGHENLEAIDFLRELNAMAFSVDPDVLMVAEESTAWPLVTRPADVGGLGFNLKWNMGWMNDMCHYLKLDPWFRQDHHKDITFSMMYAFSENFVLPISHDEVVHMKGSVVGKMPGDYENQLRCLKGFYAYLLAHPGKKLLFMGAEIGQWHEWDSDGQLDWYLLDQPINQKIHRFFREANAFYQKNPALWEIDFGWEGFEWLVPDDNHNNVVVFLRKDSKGRDLMCAVNFSPNTYEGYRMGVPAHRRYVPVFNTDDPIYGGDGFGDTSPVPVEAIPSHGREHSAAIRIPAFGAVFLRGEGTFPKPRKKQQAKEMEKT, from the coding sequence ATGGCAAAGAGAGATCTAGTAGACCGTTTCCATAAGGGCGAACTGACCGACGGCTGGCGCTGGTTCGGCGCCCACCCGGAGGAAAAACGCGGAAAGGCCGGCTGGACCTTCCGGGTCTGGGCGCCTCACGCTCAGGCGGTCTCCGTGGTGGGAGACTTCAACGACTGGGACGTGTCCGCCTCTCCCCTCAAACAAAAAGGAGAGATCTGGGAGGGGTTTATCCCTGGGCTCAAGCCCTATACTGCCTACAAGTTTGCCGTCCGGGGCGCTGATGGCGCGGTCCACCAGAAGGCGGACCCCTATGGCTTCCATACAGAGACCCGCCCCGCCACCGCCAGCAAGCTGTATGACATCAGCGGCTTCAAGTGGACGGACGCGGCCTTCCGCAAGAAGAAGGCGGCCCGTCCGGTGTACCATGCGCCGCTGAACATCTACGAGGTGCATCTGGGCTCCTGGAAGAAGCGGGACAACGGGGACTTCGTGGATTACAAGGACCTTGCCAGAGAGCTGGCGGCCTATGTCAAGGACATGGGCTACAACGCCATCGAGCTGCTGCCGGTGACAGAGCACCCGCTGGACGACTCCTGGGGATACCAGTGCACCGGATACTTCGCCCCCACCTCCCGGTTCGGCACGCCCCACGACTTCATGTGGTTCGTCAACCATATGCACAAAAACGGCATCTCCGTGCTGCTGGACTGGGTGCCTGCCCATTTCTGCAAGGACGAGCAGGGCCTGTATCAGTTCGACGGTACCTGCTGCTACGAGTACAGCGACCCCAACAAGTGGGAGCACGCCAGCTGGGGCACCCGGGTGTTCGACTACGGCCGGCCGGAGGTCAAGAGCTTCCTGTTCTCCTCCGCCCGCTTCTGGCTGGAGGAGTACCACATCGACGGATTGCGGGTGGACGCCGTGGCCTCCATGCTGTATCTGGACTATGACCGCCAGGGCGGCCCCTGGACCCCCAACAAGTACGGCGGGCACGAGAACCTGGAGGCGATCGATTTCCTCCGGGAGCTCAACGCCATGGCCTTCTCCGTGGACCCGGATGTGCTGATGGTGGCGGAGGAGTCCACTGCCTGGCCCCTGGTGACCCGGCCTGCCGACGTGGGGGGCCTTGGGTTCAACCTCAAGTGGAACATGGGCTGGATGAATGACATGTGCCACTACCTCAAGCTGGATCCCTGGTTCCGCCAGGACCACCATAAGGACATCACCTTCTCCATGATGTACGCCTTCTCTGAGAACTTCGTGCTGCCCATCTCCCACGACGAGGTGGTCCACATGAAGGGCTCCGTGGTGGGGAAGATGCCCGGTGACTACGAAAATCAGCTGCGCTGCCTGAAGGGCTTCTACGCGTACCTCCTGGCCCACCCCGGCAAGAAGCTCCTCTTCATGGGCGCCGAGATCGGCCAGTGGCACGAGTGGGACTCCGACGGCCAGCTGGACTGGTATCTGCTGGACCAGCCCATCAACCAGAAGATCCACCGCTTCTTCCGGGAGGCCAACGCCTTCTACCAGAAGAACCCGGCCCTGTGGGAGATCGACTTTGGCTGGGAGGGCTTCGAGTGGCTGGTGCCGGACGATAACCACAACAACGTGGTGGTGTTCCTGCGCAAGGACAGCAAGGGCCGCGACCTCATGTGCGCAGTGAACTTCTCCCCCAATACATATGAGGGGTACCGCATGGGCGTTCCGGCCCACCGGCGGTATGTGCCCGTGTTCAATACGGACGACCCCATTTACGGCGGTGACGGCTTCGGCGACACCTCGCCGGTGCCGGTGGAGGCCATTCCCTCCCACGGACGGGAGCACTCCGCCGCCATCCGCATCCCCGCGTTTGGCGCGGTGTTCCTGCGGGGTGAGGGAACCTTCCCCAAGCCCAGGAAGAAACAACAGGCAAAGGAGATGGAGAAAACATGA
- a CDS encoding AbrB/MazE/SpoVT family DNA-binding domain-containing protein, with translation MKATGIVRRIDDLGRVVIPKEIRRTMRIREGDPLEIYTSRDGEVIFKKYSLLGGIEDFAGELCETMSRSTGAVCAVTDRDTVIAVAGGGKRELMGKRITADLEQIMETRRIYQFAGEGQPIPVCDGSDKLTVAVAAPILAEGDLLGLVLFISADGAVTGETEYKLAQTIAAFLGRHMEG, from the coding sequence ATGAAGGCAACTGGAATCGTGCGGCGGATCGACGACCTGGGACGGGTGGTCATTCCCAAGGAGATCCGCCGCACCATGCGCATTCGGGAGGGAGATCCTCTGGAGATCTACACCAGCCGGGACGGCGAGGTGATCTTCAAAAAGTATTCCCTGCTGGGCGGCATCGAGGACTTCGCCGGGGAGCTGTGCGAGACCATGAGCCGCTCCACAGGCGCCGTCTGCGCCGTCACAGACCGGGACACGGTGATCGCCGTGGCCGGCGGCGGAAAGCGGGAGCTGATGGGCAAGCGGATCACGGCGGACCTGGAGCAGATCATGGAGACCCGCAGGATCTATCAGTTTGCCGGAGAGGGACAGCCCATCCCGGTGTGCGACGGCAGCGACAAGCTCACCGTCGCCGTGGCGGCGCCTATTCTGGCGGAGGGGGACCTGCTGGGCCTGGTGCTGTTTATCTCGGCCGACGGCGCCGTCACCGGCGAGACGGAGTACAAGCTGGCACAGACCATCGCCGCTTTTCTGGGCCGCCATATGGAGGGTTGA
- a CDS encoding sodium:alanine symporter family protein yields the protein MAALETWLRTAERVLWGPGTLALLLGTGAFLTVRLGFLPWRNLGWALRSVLSREARRGGEGGVSPFAALMTALAATIGTGNIVGVATALTAGGPGALVWMEVSALLGMATKFTECTLAVKYRRRDRQGQPYGGPMYVMADTLGRPGAVLGAVFALFAVGASFGIGSLTQANSISAALDTAFSLPPAAVGAVTAALALVIILGGIRGIARVSSVLVPAMAVLYLGAGLAVILGNWRNLPQAVGDLFLCALSPRAAAGGAAGSLLTSLRWGVARGVFSNEAGLGSAAISAAAARTDCPARQGYVSMTGIVFDTLILCTVTGLAICASGVLGTPEARGTDGAALTILAFSTVLGRTGAVLVCVCVTLFAFSTIIGWAYQGETAFGYLTGGRGLSLYRTVFALTAFWGAVVQLETVFRLADICNALMALPNLLCLLLLSGTAAKEARNFQIRLKAGGRK from the coding sequence ATGGCGGCTTTGGAGACGTGGCTCCGGACGGCAGAGCGGGTCCTGTGGGGTCCCGGCACCCTGGCGCTGCTGCTGGGGACCGGGGCGTTTCTGACGGTCCGTCTGGGCTTTCTTCCCTGGCGGAACCTGGGCTGGGCACTGCGCAGCGTCCTCAGCCGGGAGGCGCGCCGGGGCGGCGAGGGGGGCGTGTCCCCCTTCGCCGCCCTGATGACCGCCCTGGCCGCCACCATCGGCACCGGCAACATCGTGGGCGTGGCCACGGCTCTGACCGCCGGCGGGCCGGGGGCCCTGGTGTGGATGGAGGTCTCCGCCCTGCTGGGCATGGCCACCAAATTCACCGAGTGCACCCTGGCGGTGAAGTACCGCCGCCGTGACAGACAGGGCCAGCCCTATGGCGGTCCCATGTACGTCATGGCAGACACTCTGGGCCGCCCCGGCGCCGTACTGGGCGCGGTGTTCGCGCTCTTTGCCGTAGGGGCCTCCTTCGGCATCGGGAGCCTCACGCAGGCCAATTCCATCTCCGCCGCCCTGGACACCGCCTTCTCCCTGCCACCGGCGGCGGTGGGGGCGGTGACGGCGGCCCTGGCTCTGGTCATCATCCTGGGCGGCATCCGGGGCATCGCCCGGGTGTCCTCGGTGCTGGTGCCGGCCATGGCGGTGCTGTACCTGGGGGCGGGCCTGGCGGTCATCCTCGGTAACTGGCGGAACCTGCCCCAGGCCGTGGGAGATCTGTTCCTCTGTGCCCTCTCCCCCCGGGCCGCAGCGGGCGGGGCCGCCGGGTCGCTCCTCACCTCCCTGCGCTGGGGCGTGGCCCGAGGCGTGTTTTCCAACGAGGCGGGGCTTGGCTCCGCCGCCATCTCTGCTGCCGCTGCCCGGACCGACTGCCCCGCCCGTCAGGGCTACGTCAGCATGACCGGCATCGTGTTCGACACGCTGATCCTCTGCACCGTCACGGGCCTTGCCATCTGCGCCTCCGGGGTCCTGGGCACACCGGAGGCCCGGGGCACCGACGGCGCGGCGCTGACCATCCTGGCCTTCTCCACCGTGCTGGGCCGGACCGGCGCCGTGTTGGTGTGCGTCTGCGTGACTCTCTTCGCCTTCTCCACCATCATCGGCTGGGCCTACCAGGGGGAGACCGCCTTCGGATATCTCACCGGCGGCCGCGGGCTCTCCCTGTACCGGACCGTCTTTGCCCTGACGGCCTTCTGGGGCGCGGTGGTACAGCTGGAGACGGTGTTCCGCCTGGCGGACATCTGCAACGCCCTGATGGCTCTGCCGAACCTTCTGTGCCTCCTGCTCCTCTCCGGCACCGCAGCGAAAGAGGCCCGGAATTTCCAAATCAGGCTGAAAGCGGGCGGACGGAAATAG
- a CDS encoding GTP-binding protein, translating into MTKIDIISGFLGAGKTTLIKKLLSEAFQGEQLVLIENEFGEISIDGGFLKESGIQISEMSSGCICCSLVGDFGKALKDVQEQFHPDRILIEPSGVGKLSDVVVAVQNTISEIPDMVLDSYVTVADATKVKVYMKNFGEFYNNQIESAGAIILSRTQKLTQEKLEAAAAMLREKNPDAAILTTPWDQLDGKVILSAMEKVSLADELLEKMRAEHAADEAEHAHEHEHEHDHEHEHEHEHHHDHEHEHHHDHDEHEHHHDHECDDPSCSCHHHHHHHADEVFTSWGKETPKVFAQTDIERILTALDSGEYGRILRAKGIVSGENGAWIEFDFVPEEHQVRPGHPDYTGRLCVIGAELKEDKLAQLFGL; encoded by the coding sequence ATGACGAAAATCGACATTATCTCCGGATTCCTGGGCGCCGGCAAGACCACCCTCATCAAGAAGCTCCTCTCCGAGGCCTTCCAGGGTGAGCAGCTGGTGCTGATCGAAAACGAATTCGGCGAGATCAGCATTGACGGCGGCTTTTTGAAAGAGTCCGGCATCCAGATCTCCGAGATGTCCTCCGGGTGCATCTGCTGCTCCCTGGTGGGCGACTTCGGCAAGGCATTGAAGGACGTGCAGGAGCAGTTCCACCCGGACCGCATCCTCATTGAGCCCTCCGGCGTGGGCAAGCTCAGCGACGTGGTGGTGGCCGTGCAGAACACCATTTCCGAGATCCCTGACATGGTGCTGGACAGCTACGTCACCGTGGCCGACGCCACCAAGGTGAAGGTCTATATGAAGAACTTCGGCGAGTTCTACAACAACCAGATCGAATCCGCCGGGGCCATCATCCTCTCCCGGACCCAGAAGCTGACCCAGGAGAAGCTGGAGGCCGCCGCGGCCATGCTGCGGGAGAAGAACCCCGACGCCGCCATCCTCACCACCCCCTGGGACCAGCTGGACGGCAAGGTGATCCTCTCCGCCATGGAGAAGGTGTCCCTGGCCGACGAGCTGCTGGAGAAGATGCGCGCCGAGCACGCCGCCGACGAGGCGGAGCACGCCCACGAGCATGAACACGAGCACGACCATGAGCATGAACATGAGCATGAACATCATCATGACCATGAGCACGAGCACCACCATGACCACGACGAGCACGAGCACCATCACGACCACGAGTGCGACGATCCCAGCTGCTCCTGCCACCATCACCACCACCATCACGCCGACGAGGTGTTCACCTCCTGGGGCAAGGAGACGCCCAAGGTGTTCGCCCAGACCGACATCGAGCGCATCCTGACCGCCCTGGACTCCGGCGAGTACGGCAGGATCCTCCGGGCCAAGGGCATCGTCTCCGGCGAGAACGGCGCGTGGATCGAGTTCGACTTCGTGCCCGAGGAGCACCAGGTCCGCCCCGGCCATCCCGACTACACGGGGCGCCTCTGCGTCATCGGCGCGGAACTGAAAGAGGACAAGCTGGCGCAGCTCTTCGGCTTGTAA
- a CDS encoding helix-turn-helix transcriptional regulator encodes MDYAKIGALIRRLRRERGLTQGQLAEALGLSAKTVSKWERALGCPDVSLLPALSACLQVDVSALLAGELAENQLSGGNMNKTRFFVCPVCGSLSFCTGPSSVSCCGRPLEALEPQKAAPEQALRVTDSDGDWYVESDHPARKDDYISFLTLVTGEKLLVLRQYPEWEIHARLPGKPHGKLVWYSTTRGLFYQLV; translated from the coding sequence ATGGACTATGCAAAGATCGGCGCCCTGATCCGCCGTCTGCGGCGGGAGCGGGGCCTGACCCAGGGACAGCTGGCGGAGGCCCTGGGGCTGAGCGCCAAGACCGTCAGCAAGTGGGAGCGGGCGCTGGGCTGCCCCGACGTGAGCCTGCTGCCGGCCCTCTCCGCCTGCCTGCAGGTGGATGTGTCCGCCCTGCTGGCCGGGGAGCTGGCGGAAAATCAACTCTCAGGAGGCAACATGAACAAAACGCGCTTTTTTGTCTGCCCGGTCTGCGGCAGTCTCTCCTTCTGCACGGGGCCGTCCTCCGTGTCCTGCTGCGGCCGTCCTCTGGAGGCGCTGGAGCCCCAAAAGGCCGCGCCGGAGCAGGCCCTGCGGGTCACAGACAGCGACGGGGACTGGTACGTGGAGAGCGACCACCCCGCCCGGAAGGACGACTACATCTCCTTCCTGACCCTGGTGACCGGGGAGAAGCTGCTGGTGCTGCGCCAGTACCCGGAGTGGGAGATCCACGCCCGGCTGCCGGGCAAACCCCACGGCAAACTAGTGTGGTACTCTACCACCCGGGGCCTGTTCTACCAGCTGGTGTAA